A single window of Fimbriimonadaceae bacterium DNA harbors:
- the rfbD gene encoding dTDP-4-dehydrorhamnose reductase, translating to MENPLAVVLVGASGMLGQDVAREFEARGYRVEAPTPTQLDLRNPESVAQIATGRWKGTWCVNCAAYTQVDRAEQETDLAMELNALAPSYLARACTLAGMRLLHVSTDFVFDGRSSVPYDEDAPTHPLGVYGRSKRLGEEAVLAADPRHLVVRTAWLYGTGGHSFPKAILRAWLGGKSLRVVADQIGSPTSTVDLARVLADLLERDPEGGVLHAVGPEELSWHQFAVLTVAAYAKMLQQREVEVAIEPIESSEWPTAAPRPAYSVLSTEKLIELGIAPMRPVRESLEEFCRRLAATMQVG from the coding sequence ATGGAGAATCCCCTCGCGGTCGTGCTCGTCGGCGCCTCCGGCATGTTGGGGCAAGATGTCGCTCGAGAGTTCGAAGCCAGGGGCTACCGGGTCGAGGCGCCCACGCCCACGCAGCTCGATCTTCGCAACCCCGAATCGGTGGCGCAGATCGCGACCGGGCGCTGGAAGGGAACTTGGTGCGTGAACTGCGCGGCCTACACGCAGGTCGATCGCGCCGAGCAGGAGACGGACCTCGCGATGGAGCTCAACGCCCTCGCTCCCAGCTACTTGGCGCGGGCGTGCACGCTCGCCGGAATGCGCCTGCTGCACGTGAGCACCGACTTCGTGTTCGACGGTCGGTCGAGCGTCCCGTACGACGAAGACGCGCCCACGCATCCCCTGGGCGTGTACGGCCGATCGAAGCGGCTGGGCGAAGAGGCGGTGCTTGCCGCCGACCCCCGTCATCTCGTCGTGCGGACGGCCTGGCTGTACGGGACCGGAGGCCACTCGTTCCCCAAAGCGATCCTCCGGGCTTGGTTGGGCGGCAAGTCCCTTCGCGTCGTGGCCGATCAGATCGGCTCGCCGACCTCGACCGTGGATCTTGCGCGCGTGCTGGCCGATCTTCTCGAGCGGGACCCCGAAGGAGGGGTTCTCCACGCGGTGGGACCGGAGGAACTGAGCTGGCACCAGTTCGCGGTCCTCACCGTGGCCGCCTACGCGAAGATGCTCCAACAGCGCGAAGTCGAGGTCGCGATCGAGCCCATCGAATCGTCGGAGTGGCCCACGGCTGCACCCAGACCGGCGTACAGCGTGTTGTCCACGGAGAAGCTCATCGAGCTTGGGATCGCTCCGATGCGACCGGTTCGCGAGTCGCTCGAGGAGTTCTGCCGCAGGCTCGCCGCAACGATGCAAGTCGGGTGA
- a CDS encoding isocitrate/isopropylmalate dehydrogenase family protein, whose product MTKRRIALLPGDGIGPEITAATVEILEAVGFQADWVRLDAGLAAIEKGKPPVPPETIDAIREIGVALKGPTTTPSGGGHSSANVTLRRALDLFANVRPARTIPGVKGPFENKEIDLVIVRENTEGLYSGIEFQPHPDMAQAVKVVTRPGCRRLAKYSFDMAIRQGRKRVTAVHKANIMKLTDGMFLQEFYDVARDYSNLQVDDVIVDNCCMQLVIRPERFDVLVTENLYGDIVSDLCAGLVGGLGLAPGANIGTDCAVFEAVHGSAPDIAGKGIANPTALLLSAVLMLRHLGEADMADRISAAVLRVCRESKTLTVDLGGQATTLEFAQAVIAYAGEAVTS is encoded by the coding sequence ATGACCAAACGGCGTATCGCCCTGCTTCCCGGAGACGGCATCGGACCCGAGATCACCGCGGCGACGGTGGAGATCCTCGAGGCGGTCGGTTTCCAGGCGGATTGGGTCCGCCTCGATGCGGGTTTGGCGGCCATCGAGAAGGGGAAACCTCCCGTCCCGCCCGAGACCATCGATGCGATTCGCGAAATCGGCGTGGCGCTCAAGGGCCCGACCACCACGCCCAGCGGAGGCGGCCACTCCAGCGCCAATGTGACCCTGCGCCGGGCGCTCGACCTCTTCGCCAACGTTCGTCCCGCGCGCACGATCCCGGGAGTCAAGGGCCCGTTCGAGAACAAAGAGATCGACCTCGTCATCGTCCGCGAGAACACGGAGGGGCTCTATTCGGGCATCGAGTTCCAGCCCCATCCCGACATGGCGCAGGCCGTCAAGGTGGTGACGCGGCCGGGATGCCGGCGCCTCGCCAAGTACAGCTTCGACATGGCGATCCGACAGGGCCGCAAACGCGTCACGGCCGTGCACAAGGCCAACATCATGAAGCTCACGGACGGCATGTTCCTCCAGGAGTTCTATGATGTGGCGCGCGATTATTCGAACCTTCAGGTGGACGACGTCATCGTCGACAACTGCTGCATGCAACTGGTCATCCGCCCCGAGCGCTTCGACGTGCTGGTGACCGAGAACCTCTACGGCGACATCGTCAGCGATTTGTGCGCGGGCCTGGTCGGCGGCCTGGGCCTCGCGCCGGGGGCGAACATCGGAACCGACTGCGCGGTGTTCGAGGCCGTGCACGGGTCGGCCCCCGACATCGCCGGGAAGGGAATCGCCAACCCGACGGCCCTGCTGCTGAGCGCCGTTCTCATGTTGCGCCACCTGGGGGAGGCCGACATGGCGGACCGGATCTCGGCGGCCGTACTGCGGGTGTGCAGGGAGTCCAAAACCCTGACCGTCGACTTGGGCGGCCAGGCGACGACGCTTGAATTCGCCCAGGCGGTCATCGCCTACGCCGGGGAAGCGGTGACGAGCTGA
- a CDS encoding ParB/RepB/Spo0J family partition protein has protein sequence MRRALGKGLSQLIGEQTDPTTAEAPLDAIVPNSRQPRTHFDDTALEELAASIREVGVLQPLLVRPLSEGRYELIAGERRLRAAQMAGLKTVPIVVRSAGAKTSLELALIENVQREDISALECAKAYQQLVAEFGLTQEQIADRVGKSRPAIANTLRLLRLPKRILEGLEKGTISEGHARALLQLDNDAQRLAVFDQVVSRGLSVRQTEEASRPKTATKPRKKAAELADVDPSWRAVREALSERLGTPVRLTGDERGGSIVVPFYSEEDLSRLCDVLGIEL, from the coding sequence ATGCGTCGCGCGTTAGGGAAGGGACTCTCACAACTGATCGGCGAGCAGACCGATCCCACGACGGCCGAGGCGCCCCTGGACGCGATCGTGCCGAACTCGCGCCAACCGCGAACGCACTTCGACGACACGGCGCTCGAGGAGCTGGCCGCCTCGATCCGCGAAGTGGGTGTCCTGCAGCCGCTGTTGGTGCGCCCCTTGTCCGAGGGACGCTACGAGCTGATCGCGGGCGAGCGAAGGTTGCGCGCCGCGCAGATGGCGGGCCTCAAGACCGTGCCGATCGTGGTGCGCTCGGCGGGAGCCAAGACCAGCCTCGAACTCGCGCTCATCGAGAACGTCCAGCGGGAAGACATCTCCGCGCTGGAGTGCGCGAAGGCGTACCAGCAGCTGGTCGCGGAGTTTGGTCTCACCCAGGAGCAGATTGCGGACCGGGTGGGCAAGTCCCGGCCCGCCATCGCCAACACCCTGCGCCTCCTGCGCCTCCCCAAGCGGATCCTCGAGGGACTGGAGAAGGGAACGATCTCCGAGGGTCACGCCCGAGCGCTGCTCCAGCTCGACAACGACGCCCAGCGCCTGGCGGTGTTCGACCAGGTGGTGAGCCGCGGGCTCTCCGTGCGGCAGACCGAGGAAGCGTCTCGCCCCAAGACGGCCACCAAGCCGCGCAAGAAGGCCGCGGAGCTTGCGGATGTGGATCCAAGTTGGCGCGCGGTAAGGGAAGCGCTCTCCGAGCGGCTCGGAACCCCCGTGCGCCTCACCGGCGACGAGCGCGGAGGCTCGATCGTCGTTCCGTTCTACTCGGAAGAGGATCTGTCGAGGCTCTGCGACGTGCTGGGCATCGAGCTCTAG
- a CDS encoding ParA family protein, with translation MPVWGVVNQKGGVGKTTTAVNLAAGLAGRGRKTLLVDADPQGNATTGLGVDKQAVESTLYEVLCASVEEPDGTDAAEKALVHVSENLDLIPATLDLAGAEPVLLGAVGKELILRDALSPLRDRYEWIVIDAPPSLGLLTINILAAVERVLVPVQCEFYALEGLSQLLKTVEMVRRRINPALEVGPVLLTMHDSRNRLSQQVSQEVREYFGEKVAAAVIPRNVRISESPSFGEPALTRFPDSKGAEAYQALVDEVLEACVAR, from the coding sequence GTGCCGGTGTGGGGTGTGGTCAATCAGAAAGGGGGCGTCGGGAAGACGACGACGGCGGTCAATCTCGCCGCCGGGCTCGCCGGTCGCGGCCGCAAGACGCTCCTCGTCGACGCCGATCCCCAGGGAAACGCCACCACGGGTCTCGGGGTGGACAAGCAGGCCGTCGAGTCGACGCTTTACGAGGTGCTGTGCGCTTCGGTGGAAGAGCCCGATGGCACCGATGCAGCCGAGAAGGCGCTGGTGCACGTGTCGGAGAATCTGGACCTCATTCCCGCGACGCTCGACCTCGCGGGCGCCGAGCCCGTCCTTCTGGGCGCCGTCGGCAAAGAGCTGATCCTCCGCGACGCCCTTTCGCCCTTGCGCGATCGTTACGAGTGGATCGTGATCGACGCGCCCCCGAGTTTGGGGTTGCTGACGATCAACATTCTCGCCGCCGTGGAGCGGGTGCTGGTGCCGGTGCAGTGCGAGTTCTACGCGTTGGAGGGCCTCAGCCAACTCTTGAAGACCGTGGAGATGGTACGGCGTCGGATCAACCCCGCCCTCGAAGTCGGGCCGGTGCTGCTGACGATGCACGATTCCCGGAACCGGCTCTCGCAGCAGGTGTCGCAAGAGGTTCGGGAGTATTTTGGGGAGAAGGTGGCGGCGGCAGTGATTCCGCGCAACGTTCGGATCAGCGAATCGCCCAGTTTCGGCGAACCGGCGCTGACTCGATTTCCGGATTCGAAGGGTGCGGAGGCGTACCAAGCATTGGTGGACGAGGTGTTGGAAGCATGCGTCGCGCGTTAG
- a CDS encoding tyrosine-type recombinase/integrase, giving the protein MVFDNTVQHSAELNLDLQIEDFILHHESCRHSPHTILHYRTSLNHLATFTKGLGKANVDELDARSIRIFLGDLQQRFKPKTVHGIASDIRAFLHFLVSEGSLAKSPMDNVPMPKLDKTILPAFTLDEIKTLLKATSGKSPVQVRDRAIILTLLDSGLRVSELLGMKVGDLDQATGRFKVTGKGHKERVCQLSPTSLRSFLQYSRLRRGQAGEPLWCGARGALTRNGVSQILGRIGERTGLHVHPHKFRRTCALMMLRNGADVFSVQYLLGHSDLTVLKRYLQQTQVDYLESHRLNSPVSGISTSN; this is encoded by the coding sequence ATGGTATTTGACAACACGGTTCAGCACTCGGCTGAACTCAATCTCGATCTCCAGATCGAAGACTTCATCCTGCATCACGAAAGCTGCAGGCACTCTCCCCACACGATCCTTCATTACAGGACCTCGCTCAACCACTTGGCGACCTTCACGAAGGGGTTGGGTAAGGCCAACGTGGACGAACTCGATGCTAGATCCATCCGGATCTTCCTCGGAGATCTCCAACAGAGGTTCAAGCCCAAGACCGTCCACGGCATTGCTTCGGACATCCGGGCCTTCCTGCACTTCCTCGTTTCTGAGGGTTCCTTGGCGAAGAGCCCGATGGACAACGTCCCGATGCCGAAGTTGGACAAGACGATCCTCCCGGCGTTCACCTTGGACGAGATCAAGACCTTGCTCAAGGCCACTTCGGGCAAGAGCCCGGTCCAAGTGAGGGACCGAGCCATCATCTTGACGCTACTCGATTCCGGTTTGCGCGTCAGCGAACTGTTAGGAATGAAGGTGGGTGACCTCGATCAGGCTACAGGGAGATTCAAGGTGACGGGCAAGGGCCATAAGGAGCGTGTCTGCCAACTCTCGCCCACGAGCCTGAGGTCGTTTCTCCAGTACTCCCGCTTGCGACGCGGTCAAGCTGGAGAGCCCCTCTGGTGCGGAGCTCGTGGAGCGCTCACGCGTAATGGCGTGAGTCAGATCCTCGGGAGAATCGGAGAACGCACCGGTCTCCACGTGCATCCGCACAAGTTCCGGAGGACGTGTGCGTTGATGATGCTTCGAAATGGGGCCGACGTCTTCAGCGTCCAGTATCTCCTCGGGCACTCCGACCTCACGGTCTTGAAGCGGTACCTCCAGCAAACCCAGGTCGATTACCTCGAGTCCCACAGGCTCAACAGCCCCGTATCGGGGATCTCAACCTCGAACTGA
- a CDS encoding DDE-type integrase/transposase/recombinase, translated as MPVRKILEQIGVPAASYYRYRRKAEPAPRGPRGKRVPAPTPDEKRLVCEHASKEPFTGYKRLGDRLANDEIVGLKRYQVLDVLREEGLVKPDPPRDPTLNRPAPADRPNQIWHIDLMYVRLSGRWMYLVDIIDAYSRFLVHWTLNPTMEDFTVTMTTLEALEMQGFPKVAIVRDRGSQFQSKEWAAFVRYHEIRDVRTRVAHPESNGLIERLHRSHRREALVSTDDWSVERANQEMQDWARIYNWERPHGSLQGLPPAVYHYGDPEAALAQREAYVRASAEARADYWRRNETAGVS; from the coding sequence ATGCCTGTGCGCAAGATCTTGGAGCAGATCGGGGTTCCCGCCGCCAGCTACTATCGCTATCGGCGCAAGGCCGAACCGGCTCCGCGGGGACCGCGCGGCAAGCGGGTGCCGGCACCCACTCCGGACGAGAAGCGGCTGGTGTGCGAGCACGCCTCCAAGGAGCCGTTCACAGGCTACAAACGGCTGGGCGACCGCCTGGCAAACGACGAGATCGTCGGCCTCAAGCGGTACCAGGTTCTGGACGTCCTTCGCGAGGAAGGTTTGGTGAAACCCGATCCTCCGCGCGATCCGACGCTGAACCGGCCCGCTCCTGCGGACCGCCCCAACCAGATCTGGCACATCGACCTCATGTACGTGAGGCTGTCGGGGCGCTGGATGTATCTGGTGGACATCATCGACGCATACAGCCGCTTCTTGGTGCACTGGACGCTCAACCCGACGATGGAGGACTTCACCGTGACGATGACCACGCTCGAGGCCCTGGAGATGCAGGGCTTTCCGAAGGTCGCGATCGTGCGCGACCGCGGCTCCCAGTTCCAGAGCAAGGAGTGGGCGGCGTTTGTGCGATACCACGAGATCCGCGACGTGCGAACGCGCGTGGCGCACCCAGAATCCAACGGCCTGATCGAGCGGCTTCACCGTAGCCATCGTCGCGAGGCTCTCGTGAGCACCGACGATTGGAGCGTCGAGCGCGCCAACCAGGAGATGCAGGACTGGGCGCGAATCTACAACTGGGAACGGCCGCATGGGAGCCTCCAAGGACTTCCGCCGGCCGTCTACCACTACGGCGATCCCGAAGCGGCCCTGGCGCAACGGGAAGCCTACGTGCGCGCATCCGCCGAAGCGCGTGCGGACTACTGGCGGCGGAACGAGACGGCAGGTGTCAGTTAG
- a CDS encoding transposase, producing MSKDSRRRWTAQQKLAIVDEVRKGGASVSGVCRKHDIAPTLFYEWENKIKQAAVEALTPQKQRRPQSKDPTNAEAEIQRLKGIIAEIAEENLKLKKGLWP from the coding sequence ATGTCGAAGGACTCGAGGCGGCGCTGGACGGCGCAGCAGAAATTGGCGATCGTGGACGAGGTGCGCAAGGGGGGCGCGTCGGTGAGCGGCGTGTGCCGCAAGCACGACATTGCCCCGACGCTGTTCTACGAGTGGGAGAACAAGATCAAACAGGCGGCGGTGGAGGCCCTGACTCCCCAGAAGCAACGCCGCCCCCAATCGAAGGATCCAACGAATGCGGAGGCGGAGATCCAGCGACTCAAGGGGATCATCGCGGAGATTGCGGAGGAGAACCTGAAGCTAAAAAAGGGGCTCTGGCCCTAG
- a CDS encoding radical SAM protein, producing the protein MRIVPIIKAVGIACNLKCRYCWFNPLDQTKIEVMTLDLLEKLVRDYAIADDSGSYQFIWHGGEPLLAGVEFFQSALKLQKLFMAENRVKNVIQTNGTLLSPAWVRFFFENDFKVGISLDGQKELHDAFRVNRRGRGSHDRIMANLVQARELGLKFSVIATISSANVHAADEIFRFFVDNGITSFGFNMVFERGPDGKPLPFSITNEQYAEFQCRIFDLWLERNDRGLRIREFDILVQGLLGLPVRSCHHAGTCERFINVGSNGDVFPCERLTDAPRLGNLRDSPLGEILEQEPYTRHCQTTQSLPQDCRECRFLQVCHNGCTHHRVDGKLHFCEARKTVFRHVESRLEAILGANPGLRPLRVVSA; encoded by the coding sequence ATGCGGATCGTCCCGATTATCAAGGCGGTCGGTATAGCGTGTAACCTCAAGTGCCGCTATTGCTGGTTCAATCCGCTCGATCAGACAAAGATCGAGGTGATGACCCTCGACTTGCTTGAGAAACTTGTCCGGGACTATGCCATAGCAGACGACTCGGGCTCGTACCAGTTCATCTGGCACGGGGGCGAACCCCTTCTGGCCGGCGTCGAGTTCTTCCAATCCGCTCTCAAGCTCCAAAAGCTGTTCATGGCTGAGAACAGGGTCAAGAACGTCATCCAAACGAATGGAACCCTCCTCTCACCCGCCTGGGTCCGGTTCTTCTTTGAGAACGACTTCAAGGTCGGCATCAGTCTGGATGGTCAAAAAGAGTTGCACGACGCGTTCCGTGTCAATCGAAGAGGCCGAGGCTCCCATGATCGGATCATGGCAAACCTGGTCCAAGCTCGAGAGCTGGGCCTCAAGTTCTCCGTCATCGCCACGATCAGCAGCGCCAACGTCCATGCAGCCGACGAGATCTTTCGGTTCTTCGTCGACAACGGCATCACGAGCTTCGGCTTCAACATGGTGTTCGAGCGTGGGCCAGACGGCAAGCCGCTCCCCTTCTCGATCACGAACGAGCAGTACGCCGAGTTCCAATGTCGGATCTTCGACCTCTGGCTTGAGCGAAATGACCGAGGCTTAAGGATTCGCGAATTCGACATCTTGGTTCAGGGCTTGCTCGGCCTGCCGGTCAGGAGCTGCCACCATGCCGGCACCTGCGAGCGGTTTATCAATGTCGGCAGCAACGGCGATGTCTTTCCGTGCGAGCGCTTGACGGATGCGCCAAGGCTTGGCAACCTGCGCGACTCACCACTTGGCGAGATCCTCGAGCAAGAGCCATACACTCGGCATTGCCAAACAACCCAGAGTCTTCCGCAAGATTGTAGGGAGTGTCGGTTCCTCCAAGTCTGTCACAACGGCTGCACCCACCATCGCGTGGATGGCAAGCTCCACTTTTGCGAAGCGAGAAAGACCGTGTTTCGGCACGTCGAGTCGAGGCTCGAAGCGATCCTCGGCGCAAATCCTGGTCTTAGGCCGCTGCGAGTAGTTTCAGCTTGA